A window of the Deinococcus gobiensis I-0 genome harbors these coding sequences:
- a CDS encoding ABC transporter ATP-binding protein: MNDPHLPPPGAPPPALRLRSITKRFPGVVANDAVDLIVHAGEVLALLGENGAGKSTLISILYGLYQPDEGAVELAGRPVRIGSPAQARKLGIGLVPQHPLLVARHSVAENLALGGGTGLFPARGVAGRIRELSARYGLEVDPGARVADLSPGEKQRVEIVRALLGGARVLILDEPTSVLTPQEAEGLFRVMRELKADGRSLIFISHKLGEVLAVADRVTVLRRGKVVGGVPTAGATRESLAELMVGRSVDFARKRGAAPGETDALLSVRDLRADGSRGLPALRGVSFELRRGEVLGVAGIAGNGQSELVEVLAGLHPATGEAVLDGQPLTGGADERFRRGVAHIPEDRIHSGTVPSMTVADNLALRAYDRAPLARGLARDLGAVDAAARRDVEAYNVATPGIHTQSRLLSGGNIQKLILARELAGSPKLILAVHPTYGLDIGATDQVHRALLERTASGAGVLLVSEDLDELLSLSDRVAVMVGGTLQGPFPVAEVTRESLGLLMGGAHPHSLPGAAQGEGVAGGAA, encoded by the coding sequence GTGAACGACCCTCACCTCCCCCCCCCAGGAGCACCGCCCCCCGCCCTGCGTCTGCGCAGCATCACCAAACGTTTTCCGGGCGTGGTCGCCAACGACGCGGTGGACCTGATCGTCCACGCGGGCGAGGTCCTGGCCCTGCTGGGCGAAAACGGCGCGGGCAAGAGCACCCTGATCTCGATCCTGTACGGCCTGTATCAGCCCGACGAGGGCGCGGTCGAGCTGGCGGGGCGGCCCGTCCGCATCGGCAGCCCGGCGCAGGCCCGCAAACTGGGCATCGGGCTGGTGCCGCAGCACCCGCTGCTCGTGGCGCGCCACAGCGTCGCCGAGAACCTCGCGCTGGGCGGGGGGACGGGCCTCTTTCCGGCGCGGGGCGTGGCGGGGCGCATCCGCGAGCTGTCGGCGCGCTACGGGCTGGAGGTGGACCCCGGCGCGCGCGTGGCCGACCTCTCGCCCGGCGAGAAGCAGCGCGTGGAGATCGTGCGGGCGCTGCTGGGCGGGGCACGGGTGCTGATCCTCGACGAGCCGACCTCGGTCCTGACCCCGCAGGAGGCCGAGGGGCTGTTCCGGGTGATGCGGGAACTGAAGGCCGACGGCCGCAGCCTCATCTTCATCTCGCACAAACTCGGCGAGGTGCTGGCGGTCGCCGACCGCGTGACCGTGCTGCGCCGGGGCAAGGTGGTGGGCGGCGTGCCCACGGCCGGGGCCACCCGCGAGAGCCTCGCGGAGCTGATGGTGGGCCGCAGCGTGGACTTCGCCCGCAAACGCGGCGCGGCGCCCGGCGAGACGGACGCCCTGCTCAGCGTGCGTGACCTGCGCGCCGACGGCTCGCGCGGCCTGCCCGCCCTGCGCGGCGTGAGTTTCGAGCTGCGCCGGGGCGAGGTGCTGGGCGTGGCGGGCATCGCGGGCAACGGCCAGAGCGAACTCGTCGAGGTACTCGCGGGCCTGCACCCGGCGACCGGCGAGGCGGTGCTCGACGGCCAACCGCTGACGGGCGGTGCCGACGAGCGCTTCCGGCGGGGCGTGGCGCACATCCCCGAGGACCGCATCCACAGCGGCACGGTGCCGAGCATGACGGTGGCCGACAATCTCGCCCTGCGCGCCTACGACCGCGCTCCCCTGGCACGCGGGCTGGCCCGCGACCTCGGCGCGGTGGACGCGGCGGCGCGCCGCGATGTCGAGGCCTACAACGTCGCCACCCCCGGCATCCACACCCAGAGCCGGCTGCTGAGCGGCGGCAACATCCAGAAACTGATCCTGGCGCGCGAGCTGGCCGGGTCGCCCAAGCTGATCCTGGCCGTGCATCCGACCTACGGGCTGGACATCGGCGCAACCGACCAGGTCCACCGCGCGCTGCTGGAGCGCACCGCTTCGGGCGCGGGCGTGCTGCTCGTCAGCGAGGACCTCGACGAGTTGCTCAGCCTGTCCGACCGCGTGGCGGTGATGGTCGGCGGCACGTTGCAGGGGCCCTTCCCGGTGGCCGAGGTCACGCGTGAGTCGCTGGGCCTCCTGATGGGCGGCGCGCACCCGCACAGCCTGCCGGGCGCGGCGCAGGGTGAGGGCGTGGCGGGGGGTGCGGCGTGA
- the pstS gene encoding phosphate ABC transporter substrate-binding protein PstS codes for MKKSFLLGLALVSTVSTAAAQTSLTGAGASFPYPLYSKMFAEYKNAQGVSVNYQSVGSGAGQKQITERTVDFAGSDNPMSDDAMKAAPAKLLHVPTAIGAVVPAYNLPGVTAALKFDGATLANIYLGKIKTWNDAAIAKLNPGVTIPPLPITVARRSDGSGTTYVFSDYLSKVSSEWKTKVGVGNSLSWPVGTGAKGNDGVAGVVKSTPGAIGYVELVYAKQNKLTFGSVKNRAGKFVVADNGPAALAANGVVIPADTRVSLTNSANADAYPIASFTYVIFYQDQKYGTRTEAQAEALQKLLTWMVTSGQQYNEPLDYAKLPSAVANKAKSIINTMTYGGKKL; via the coding sequence ATGAAGAAGAGCTTCCTCCTGGGCCTGGCCCTGGTGTCGACCGTCAGCACCGCCGCCGCACAAACCAGCCTGACCGGCGCGGGCGCGAGCTTCCCCTACCCGCTGTACAGCAAGATGTTCGCCGAGTACAAGAACGCCCAGGGCGTCAGCGTGAACTACCAGTCGGTGGGCAGCGGCGCGGGCCAGAAGCAGATCACCGAACGCACCGTGGACTTCGCGGGCAGCGACAACCCCATGAGCGACGACGCCATGAAGGCCGCGCCCGCCAAGCTGCTGCACGTGCCCACCGCCATCGGCGCCGTGGTGCCCGCCTACAACCTGCCCGGCGTGACCGCCGCCCTGAAGTTCGACGGCGCGACCCTGGCGAACATCTACCTCGGCAAGATCAAGACCTGGAACGACGCCGCCATCGCCAAGCTCAACCCCGGCGTGACCATTCCTCCCCTGCCCATCACGGTGGCGCGCCGCAGCGACGGCTCGGGCACGACCTACGTGTTCTCGGACTACCTGAGCAAGGTCAGCAGCGAGTGGAAGACCAAGGTCGGCGTGGGCAACAGCCTGTCGTGGCCGGTCGGCACCGGCGCCAAGGGCAACGACGGCGTGGCGGGCGTGGTCAAGAGCACCCCCGGCGCCATCGGCTACGTCGAACTGGTATACGCCAAGCAGAACAAGCTGACCTTCGGCAGCGTCAAGAACCGCGCCGGCAAGTTCGTGGTGGCCGACAACGGCCCCGCCGCCCTGGCCGCCAACGGCGTGGTCATCCCCGCCGACACCCGCGTCAGCCTGACCAACAGCGCCAACGCCGACGCCTACCCCATCGCCAGCTTCACCTACGTCATCTTCTACCAGGACCAGAAGTACGGCACGCGGACCGAGGCCCAGGCCGAAGCCCTCCAGAAGCTGCTGACCTGGATGGTCACCTCGGGCCAGCAGTACAACGAGCCCCTGGACTACGCCAAGCTGCCCTCGGCCGTCGCCAACAAGGCCAAGAGCATCATCAACACGATGACCTACGGCGGCAAGAAGCTCTGA
- the pstC gene encoding phosphate ABC transporter permease subunit PstC — MIEPVRRPSTPARLSSSSDRTFEWVILLLAAVIVLVFVLSVYQLGRESWPALSRIGVEFFTQRTWNPVSGQYGAAAMIAGTLITSLVALAISVPLAIASALFVAEYAPKWLANPVGYLIELLAAVPSVVYGLWALFVIAPILARWQTTFFSPEYPERLALYTKCAALWAENQTTLQCFFVPNSGAGRGLALAIIILTVMILPYTASVARDVIRLVPADQREAMYALGATKWEVISRAILPYARAGIMGGVILALGRALGETLAVAMVIGDSQDVIRSIWGNASTMASVIANQFGDAQELLHRSSVVTLGLTLFFLSVVVNYVARLIIARLTPKGIQ; from the coding sequence ATGATTGAACCAGTCCGAAGACCGTCCACCCCCGCCCGCCTGTCGAGTAGCAGCGACCGGACGTTCGAGTGGGTCATCCTGCTGCTCGCCGCCGTGATCGTGCTGGTGTTCGTGCTGAGCGTGTACCAGCTGGGCCGCGAGTCCTGGCCCGCCCTGTCGCGTATCGGCGTGGAGTTCTTCACGCAGCGCACCTGGAATCCGGTCAGCGGGCAGTACGGCGCAGCCGCCATGATCGCGGGCACGCTGATCACCAGCCTCGTGGCGCTCGCCATCAGTGTGCCGCTCGCCATCGCCAGCGCCCTGTTCGTCGCCGAGTACGCGCCCAAGTGGCTGGCGAATCCGGTCGGCTACCTCATCGAGCTGCTGGCCGCCGTGCCCAGCGTGGTGTACGGCCTGTGGGCCCTGTTCGTGATCGCGCCCATCCTGGCGCGCTGGCAGACCACCTTCTTCAGCCCCGAGTACCCCGAGCGTCTGGCGCTGTACACCAAGTGCGCCGCGCTGTGGGCCGAGAACCAGACCACCCTGCAGTGCTTCTTCGTGCCCAACAGCGGCGCGGGGCGCGGGCTGGCGCTCGCCATCATCATCCTGACCGTCATGATCCTGCCCTACACCGCCAGCGTGGCGCGTGACGTGATCCGGCTGGTGCCCGCCGACCAGCGTGAAGCGATGTACGCCCTGGGCGCGACCAAATGGGAAGTCATCTCGCGCGCCATCCTGCCCTACGCCCGCGCGGGCATCATGGGCGGCGTGATCCTGGCGCTCGGGCGCGCCCTGGGCGAGACGCTCGCGGTGGCGATGGTCATCGGGGACAGCCAGGACGTGATCCGCAGCATCTGGGGCAACGCCAGCACCATGGCCTCGGTCATCGCCAACCAGTTCGGGGACGCGCAGGAACTGTTGCACCGCTCCAGCGTCGTGACCCTGGGCCTGACCCTGTTCTTCCTGAGTGTGGTCGTGAATTACGTCGCCCGGCTGATCATCGCCCGGCTGACGCCGAAGGGGATCCAGTGA
- the pstA gene encoding phosphate ABC transporter permease PstA — protein sequence MTAQSRKTGLSPARRARNMLMGGLILLATLIVVAPLILIFAYLVREGLGAMNLDFFTKTPAPEGESGGGLLNAILGSLEMLAMASVIGVGVGVAGGIFLAEYPRHPLMPSIRMISDVLAGIPAIVMGLVAYGLIVLRFGFSGLAGALALGFLMIPIVVRTSEEVLKLVPQTVREAGLALGLPKWLVTLKIVLPAAAGGIVTGVMLALARVAGEAAPLLFTAFGNNLVNVDPTKPMSALPLEIYRGATSAYDENQRMAKAGALLLILIIFATSLLARRFSRRK from the coding sequence ATGACGGCCCAGAGCCGCAAGACCGGTCTCTCGCCGGCCCGCCGCGCCCGCAACATGCTGATGGGCGGCCTGATTCTCCTCGCCACCCTGATCGTGGTCGCGCCGCTCATCCTGATCTTCGCGTACCTGGTGCGCGAGGGCCTGGGGGCCATGAACCTCGACTTCTTCACCAAGACCCCGGCCCCCGAGGGCGAGTCGGGCGGCGGCCTCCTGAACGCCATCCTGGGCAGCCTGGAAATGCTGGCGATGGCCTCGGTCATCGGCGTGGGCGTGGGCGTGGCCGGCGGCATCTTCCTGGCCGAGTATCCCCGCCATCCCCTGATGCCCTCCATCCGCATGATCAGTGACGTGCTCGCGGGCATTCCGGCCATCGTGATGGGTCTGGTCGCCTACGGCCTGATCGTGCTGCGCTTCGGGTTCTCGGGGCTGGCGGGCGCGCTGGCGCTGGGCTTCCTGATGATCCCCATCGTGGTGCGCACCAGCGAGGAAGTCCTCAAGCTCGTGCCGCAGACCGTGCGCGAGGCCGGACTGGCGCTGGGCCTGCCCAAGTGGCTCGTGACCCTGAAGATCGTGCTGCCCGCCGCCGCCGGGGGGATCGTCACCGGCGTCATGCTGGCGCTGGCCCGCGTGGCTGGGGAAGCCGCGCCGCTGCTGTTCACGGCCTTCGGCAACAACCTCGTGAACGTGGACCCCACCAAACCCATGAGCGCGCTGCCGCTGGAGATCTACCGCGGGGCCACCAGCGCCTACGACGAGAACCAGCGCATGGCCAAGGCCGGCGCGCTGCTGCTCATCCTGATCATCTTCGCCACCAGCCTGCTCGCGCGGCGTTTCAGCCGCCGGAAATAA
- the pstB gene encoding phosphate ABC transporter ATP-binding protein PstB encodes MTHLLSAQDVNIYYGDKHAVKNVNLNVTQGSVNALIGPSGCGKTTFLRAINRMHDLTPGARVTGTILLDGENIYSPGVDPVNMRRRVGMVFQKPNPFPTMSVFDNVVSGLKLAGMRDNKRLMEIAERSLRGAALWEEVKDRLKTPATGLSGGQQQRLCIARALAVEPEILLMDEPTSALDPASTAKIEDLMSDLKKVTTIVIVTHNMHQAARVSDTTSFFLNGDLVEHGQTAQIFQTPRDERTEAYVTGRFG; translated from the coding sequence ATGACCCACCTGCTCAGTGCCCAGGACGTGAACATCTACTACGGCGACAAGCACGCCGTGAAGAACGTCAACCTCAACGTGACCCAGGGCAGCGTGAACGCCCTGATCGGCCCCTCGGGCTGTGGCAAGACCACCTTCCTGCGCGCCATCAACCGCATGCACGACCTGACGCCCGGCGCGCGCGTGACCGGCACCATCCTGCTCGACGGCGAGAACATCTACAGCCCCGGCGTGGACCCGGTGAACATGCGCCGCCGCGTGGGCATGGTGTTCCAGAAGCCCAACCCCTTTCCGACCATGAGCGTGTTCGACAACGTGGTTTCGGGCCTCAAGCTCGCGGGGATGCGCGACAACAAGCGCCTGATGGAGATCGCCGAGCGCTCGCTGCGCGGGGCCGCCCTGTGGGAGGAGGTCAAGGACCGCCTCAAGACCCCGGCCACCGGCCTCTCGGGCGGGCAGCAGCAGCGCCTGTGCATCGCCCGCGCGCTCGCGGTCGAACCCGAGATCCTGCTCATGGACGAGCCGACCTCGGCGCTCGACCCGGCCAGCACCGCCAAGATCGAGGACCTGATGAGCGACCTCAAGAAGGTCACGACCATCGTCATCGTGACCCACAACATGCACCAGGCCGCGCGTGTGAGCGACACGACCTCGTTTTTCCTCAACGGTGATCTCGTCGAGCACGGGCAGACCGCCCAGATTTTCCAGACGCCGCGCGACGAGCGCACCGAGGCCTACGTGACGGGCCGCTTCGGCTGA
- a CDS encoding phosphate signaling complex PhoU family protein: MTDLAAAGVQGDRSFVTGRFLRMLSITLEQLDAVRDANTRAEFAGLGARAKVLERETDALEREIEEACLAAFSGCVKGDLGFYLMVFRSLTNLERVGDYAFSVARDLETFAPRARSATLQDVLPLVRLLSVMVERLAYAFAERDVAAAREVMVLDFEQVDALYEQMQRASLTRLVERPEDVEVALTASRMARNLERLGDHLVNVAERLEALVLGTAPPAPTP; the protein is encoded by the coding sequence ATGACGGACCTGGCGGCAGCAGGAGTGCAGGGGGACCGCTCCTTTGTCACGGGGCGTTTCCTGCGGATGCTCAGCATTACGCTCGAACAGCTCGACGCGGTGCGCGACGCCAATACCCGCGCCGAGTTCGCGGGCCTGGGCGCACGGGCCAAGGTGCTGGAGCGAGAGACCGACGCGCTGGAACGCGAGATCGAGGAAGCGTGTCTGGCGGCCTTCTCGGGCTGCGTCAAGGGCGATCTGGGCTTCTATCTCATGGTCTTTCGCAGCCTGACCAACCTGGAACGGGTGGGCGACTACGCCTTCTCGGTGGCGCGCGACCTGGAGACCTTCGCGCCGCGCGCCCGCAGCGCCACCCTGCAGGACGTGCTGCCCCTGGTGAGGCTGCTGTCGGTCATGGTCGAGCGCCTCGCCTACGCCTTCGCCGAGCGCGACGTGGCGGCGGCCCGCGAGGTCATGGTGCTGGATTTCGAGCAGGTGGACGCCCTGTACGAGCAGATGCAGCGCGCCAGCCTGACCCGGCTGGTCGAGCGCCCCGAGGACGTGGAGGTCGCCCTGACCGCCAGCCGCATGGCCCGCAACCTCGAGCGCCTGGGCGACCATCTCGTGAACGTGGCCGAGCGCCTCGAAGCCCTGGTGCTGGGCACCGCGCCGCCCGCGCCTACGCCCTGA
- a CDS encoding M3 family oligoendopeptidase, protein MTTIPDMPRWRTDDLYPGLDAPQLAADLAGLRADVAALEAAFDRLNVRQGGEVTPDALETVLDGMNSIALQLGAVRSYLNAFTSTDSRDALAQQKMGELTTLALPLGPLRSRLTAWLGGLDDAGLHRLFLASAVARDHEYFLRRSVQLARHQMTPPEEDLAARLRPSGAGGWSKLHGNYTSQLTGEYRGERLPVTALRALATDPDEAVRREAFGAELDVWQGAELVCAAALNGVKGEEGTLARRRGYADAVAPSLVTHGIDRETLEAMQGAVVRSLPDFRRYFAAKARALGKPALDWWDLFAPLGESQTEWTYAAGADFVEGQFRGYSDRLGDFAARAFREDWVDAGPRDGKRGGAFCMGWAGDASRILMNHSPSLDSVSTLAHELGHGYHNLVKAPRTPLQRETPMTLAETASIFCETIIQNAALETATGAERLYVLETQLLGHAQVVVDIHSRFLFERAVFEKREERDLTPQELCDLMTGAQRETYGDALATLHPYMWAVKPHYYSLGFYNYPYTFGLLFGLGLYAQYEGARRAGDVADFQRRYDELLSATGLADPLTLAARFGIDLHAPDFWEGSLDVIRNQIAAYVEVVDGL, encoded by the coding sequence ATGACCACAATCCCGGACATGCCCCGCTGGCGCACCGACGACCTGTACCCAGGTCTGGACGCGCCGCAGCTCGCCGCCGACCTCGCCGGGCTGCGCGCGGACGTGGCGGCGCTGGAAGCGGCCTTTGACCGCCTGAACGTGCGTCAGGGCGGCGAGGTGACGCCGGACGCGCTGGAGACCGTGCTGGACGGCATGAACAGTATCGCCTTGCAGTTGGGGGCCGTCCGCAGTTACCTGAACGCCTTTACCTCGACCGACAGCCGTGACGCCCTGGCCCAGCAGAAGATGGGCGAGCTGACCACCCTGGCCCTGCCGCTGGGGCCGCTGCGCTCGCGCCTGACCGCGTGGCTGGGTGGCCTGGACGACGCGGGTCTGCACCGGCTGTTCCTGGCCTCGGCGGTCGCCCGCGACCACGAGTACTTCCTGCGGCGCAGCGTCCAGCTCGCCCGCCACCAGATGACCCCGCCCGAGGAGGACCTCGCCGCGCGGCTGCGGCCCAGCGGCGCGGGCGGCTGGAGCAAGCTGCACGGCAACTACACCAGCCAGCTCACGGGCGAGTACCGGGGCGAGCGGCTGCCCGTGACCGCCCTGCGCGCCCTGGCGACCGACCCCGACGAGGCGGTGCGCCGGGAGGCGTTCGGGGCCGAGCTGGACGTGTGGCAGGGTGCCGAACTCGTCTGCGCCGCCGCCCTGAACGGCGTGAAGGGTGAGGAGGGCACCCTGGCCCGCCGCCGGGGCTACGCCGACGCGGTGGCCCCCAGTCTGGTCACGCACGGCATCGACCGCGAGACGCTGGAGGCCATGCAGGGCGCGGTCGTGCGCTCGCTGCCCGATTTCCGGCGCTACTTCGCGGCCAAGGCGCGGGCGCTGGGCAAGCCGGCCCTGGACTGGTGGGACCTGTTCGCGCCGCTGGGCGAGTCGCAGACCGAGTGGACCTACGCGGCCGGGGCCGACTTCGTGGAAGGGCAGTTCCGGGGCTACAGCGACCGTCTGGGCGATTTCGCCGCGCGGGCCTTCCGCGAGGACTGGGTGGACGCCGGGCCGCGTGACGGCAAGCGGGGCGGAGCCTTCTGTATGGGCTGGGCAGGCGACGCCAGCCGCATCCTGATGAACCACAGCCCCAGCCTGGACAGCGTCTCGACCCTGGCGCACGAACTCGGGCACGGCTACCACAATCTCGTCAAGGCGCCGCGCACGCCCCTGCAACGCGAGACACCCATGACGCTGGCCGAGACCGCCTCCATCTTCTGCGAGACGATCATCCAGAACGCGGCGCTGGAGACGGCGACCGGGGCCGAGCGCCTGTATGTCCTGGAGACGCAGCTCCTGGGGCACGCGCAGGTCGTCGTGGACATCCACAGCCGCTTTCTGTTCGAGCGCGCGGTCTTCGAGAAGCGGGAGGAACGCGACCTGACCCCGCAGGAACTGTGCGACCTGATGACCGGCGCGCAGCGCGAGACCTACGGCGACGCCCTGGCGACCCTGCACCCCTACATGTGGGCAGTCAAGCCGCACTACTACAGTCTGGGCTTCTACAACTACCCCTACACCTTCGGGCTGCTCTTCGGCCTGGGGCTCTACGCCCAGTACGAGGGGGCCCGGCGGGCCGGCGACGTGGCCGACTTCCAGCGCCGCTACGACGAGCTGCTCTCGGCGACCGGTCTGGCCGATCCCCTCACGCTCGCCGCGCGCTTCGGTATCGACCTGCACGCCCCCGACTTCTGGGAGGGCAGCCTGGACGTGATCCGCAATCAGATCGCGGCGTACGTGGAGGTGGTGGACGGGCTGTAA